A region from the Malus domestica chromosome 07, GDT2T_hap1 genome encodes:
- the LOC139197737 gene encoding uncharacterized protein, producing the protein MISPFRADWKGLLCCGLERGFWWLLGGAEIWLGYLLQSEGVFTAAAFNSLWTDSVMKFSHWSLESFSWLRARLGLLNIGRFSSRTGIKWMQLRWVKRLNSFTFQSKVYKRCSLRVELNHWYWYVSLIVLLAISTVGYLFLRGTFWNWLLRRWALAVLIHSGGIQWVVLLLLGGGLTSSGIPDLVIQLEEALDLSEMEQGVKLVGKVLTKKLFNKWGVRNILRSAWKEFGVVDVKWVKENVYVITVADDHMATRILDQVPWGIMKKNLSVKKWPPHLALEEIVMEMVPFWTQIRGVPLGMSPLANVKKLTQAAGEVLDLEDTAKARGFLRARILINTANPLCLGCWLRRGANRDMWVEFRYERLQDFCYRCGRLDHINTECTFDAATTGTAGYGEWTKAPPIREDMVPSRSLVAGVGERRQAGTARASALPTSPRPEPSLSQQSTRVGAPTSDVMADPQLRLSKRWRRRERGQASSNTSAEGVLDDDNHEVQGVSNVRSLDGKEMGISRGVDRWDVAPSGKFSSTGVMMDPSYIESSGLKRGGSQRWDYFHNPIKKVRGIEFLSNPSTVMAENWMGQMLPERCLMIERAVYTEGETMEGSNGRQCLGVDREEGCVDDNEQDKQSESSFQARGGGGWPSTAARLRRCLRYANGFNVEPIGKAGGVSLWWEEFMEVQIVYSSRHVIDAIARVEVQRGKAGFWDWMNSHFSPSDIPWLCGGDFNELLWDHEKSGGVKGIYNKPRFLADFLNRTELLDLDFQGPAYTWRGRRHGEWVEERLDRGLINGPWQEVWPSTFAEHGPVLGSDHCPIVIKSVLGRPLGGKLFRFMAFWAQEEECKKIVEDCWARQGVGPVQEQWVQKINACRFYLTRWSQSKFFHRRQQIEELTVRLMELQKQWGPNLADIQETQKLIADRQAQEASFWHQRSRVKWLCEGDLNTSFFHQSTLQRRRRNTILKLKG; encoded by the exons ATGATTTCTCCTTTTCGCGCTGATTGGAAGGGTCTTTTATGCTGTGGTCTTGAGAGAGGGTTTTGGTGGTTGCTTGGTGGAGCTGAAATCTGGCTCGGTTATTTACTTCAGTCAGAAGGGGTTTTTACTGCTGCTGCTTTTAATAGTCTCTG GACTGATTCAGTTATGAAATTCTCTCACTGGAGTTTAGAGTCGTTTAGTTGGCTCAGGGCGAGACTCGGCTTATTGAATATTGGTAGGTTCTCCTCCCGCACGGGCATTAAATGGATGCAGTTAAGGTGGGTGAAGCGCCTTAATTCTTTCACTTTTCAGAGTAAGGTTTACAAAAGGTGTAGCTTAAGGGTGGAGTTAAATCACTGGTACTGGTATGTATCACTGATCGTTCTTCTGGCTATTTCAACGGTTGGATATCTGTTCCTCCGTGGGACCTTCTGGAATTGGTTATTGAGGCGGTGGGCTCTCGCTGTGTTAATTCACTCCGGTGGGATACAGTGGGTGGTTTTGCTTCTCCTGGGGGGCGGGTTGACGAGTAGTGGGATTCCAGATCTTGTGATTCAGCTTGAGGAAGCTTTGGATTTGTCTGAAATGGAACAAGGAGTTAAGCTGGTGGGGAAGGTTCTTACGAAAAAACTCTTTAATAAGTGGGGAGTTAGAAATATTCTGAGATCGGCTTGGAAGGAATTTGGGGTGGTAGATGTTAAGTGGGTGAAAGAAAACGTTTATGTTATCACGGTTGCGGACGACCATATGGCAACTAGGATTCTTGACCAGGTACCATGGGGAATCATGAAGAAGAATTTGTCTGTTAAGAAGTGGCCTCCGCATCTGGCGTTGGAAGAAATTGTTATGGAGATGGTTCCGTTCTGGACTCAAATTAGAGGTGTACCACTTGGGATGAGTCCGTTGGCGAATGTTAAGAAATTAACGCAAGCCGCAGGCGAGGTATTAGATCTGGAGGACACGGCTAAAGCTCGAGGCTTTTTGAGGGCACGCATTCTTATTAATACTGCCAACCCTTTGTGTCTTGGATGTTGGCTTAGGAGGGGGGCTAATAGAGACATGTGGGTGGAGTTTCGTTACGAAAGACTCCAAGATTTCTGCTACAGGTGTGGGCGTCTTGATCATATAAATACAGAATGCACCTTTGATGCTGCTACTACTGGGACTGCAGGGTATGGTGAATGGACGAAAGCACCACCTATAAGAGAGGACATGGTCCCATCGAGATCTCTTGTGGCGGGAGTGGGGGAGAGAAGACAAGCTGGAACTGCTCGGGCCTCTGCTTTGCCCACCAGTCCCAGACCAGAACCGAGTCTTAGCCAGCAGTCGACAAGGGTGGGGGCCCCGACTAGTGATGTCATGGCAGACCCACAGCTGCGGCTTTCAAAGAGATGGAGGAGACGTGAGCGGGGACAGGCCTCTAGTAATACAAGTGCGGAAGGTGTTTTAGATGACGACAATCATGAAGTGCAAGGGGTTTCGAATGTCCGTTCGCTTGATGGTAAAGAAATGGGAATTTCTCGGGGGGTTGACAGGTGGGATGTTGCCCCCTCAGGGAAGTTTTCGAGTACAGGGGTGATGATGGACCCATCTTACATCGAGAGCAGTGGTCTGAAACGGGGAGGTTCCCAAAGATGGGACTATTTTCACAACCCTATCAAGAAAGTGAGAGGGATAGAGTTTTTGAGCAACCCTTCTACTGTGATGGCAGAGAATTGGATGGGTCAGATGTTACCCGAACGTTGCTTAATGATTGAACGGGCCGTATATACGGAGGGTGAGACTATGGAGGGCTCAAATGGCAGGCAATGTCTGGGGGTAGATCGGGAGGAAGGCTGTGTAGATGATAATGAACAGGATAAGCAATCGGAGTCGAGCTTTCAGGCTCGGGGTGGTGGCGGCTGGCCCTCAACAGCCGCAAG GTTAAGAAGGTGTTTAAGGTATGCGAATGGATTTAATGTGGAACCCATTGGGAAAGCTGGTGGTGTTAGCTTATGGTGGGAGGAATTTATGGAAGTGCAAATTGTTTATTCCTCTAGGCATGTGATTGATGCTATAGCTCGTGTTGAGG TACAGAGGGGAAAAGCTGGTTTTTGGGACTGGATGAATTCTCATTTCTCTCCTTCTGACATTCCATGGTTGTGTGGGGGTGATTTTAATGAATTACTTTGGGATCATGAAAAATCCGGGGGAGTGAAAGGTATCTATAATAAACCTCGATTTTTGGCTGATTTCCTGAATAGGACGGAGTTACTGGATCTTGATTTTCAAGGCCCTGCCTATACTTGGAGGGGTCGTAGGCATGGGGAGTGGGTGGAAGAAAGATTGGATCGGGGCTTAATTAATGGGCCGTGGCAGGAGGTTTGGCCTTCCACTTTTGCTGAGCATGGTCCTGTTCTTGGTTCTGATCATTGCCCAATTGTTATCAAGTCTGTTTTGGGTAGGCCTCTGGGAGGTAAGCTATTCCGGTTTATGGCGTTTTGGGCTCAGGAGGAGGAGTGTAAGAAGATTGTGGAGGATTGTTGGGCCAGGCAAGGAGTCGGACCGGTGCAGGAGCAATGGGTTCAGAAAATTAACGCCTGTCGATTCTACCTTACTAGGTGGAGCCAAAGCAAATTCTTTCATCGGAGACAGCAAATTGAGGAGCTTACTGTGCGCCTTATGGAGCTACAAAAGCAGTGGGGACCTAATTTGGCGGACATTCAAGAGACGCAAAAACTCATTGCTGATCGTCAAGCTCAGGAGGCGAGCTTTTGGCATCAAAGATCCCGCGTTAAATGGTTGTGTGAAGGAGACTTAAATACCAGTTTCTTCCATCAGTCTACTTTACAAAGAAGGCGCCGAAACACGATTTTGAAGCTCAAGGGCTGA
- the LOC103445236 gene encoding delta(8)-fatty-acid desaturase 1-like, producing the protein MEMEVEKKYISAEELKKHKKPGDLWISIQGKVYNVSDWAKDHPGGDTILYNLGGQDVTDAFIAYHPGTAWQYLKKFSTGIYLKDFEVSEVSKDYRRMATEFSKAGLFEKKGHGALCSIVIIAIMLNLVVYGVLKSDSVLVHLICGMLLGMLWIEGAYIGHDSGHYQVMSSRFYNNIAQIVAGNCFTGISIAWWKWTHNAHHIACNSLDYDPDLQHIPVFAVSAKFFNSITSIFYGRVLTFDPLARLLVSYQHFTYYPVMMVGRVNLFIQTFLLLFSRRNVPNRGLNIIGILVFWTWFPLLVSCLPNWSERVMFVLAAFAVTSLQHIQFTLNHFSGDTYLGAPNANDWFEKQAAGTIDISCSTWMDWFFGGLQFQLEHHLFPRMPRGQLRKIAPTVKELCKKHNLPYRSLSFWEANVSTIRTLRNAALQARDLSNQVPKNLVWEALNTHG; encoded by the coding sequence ATGGAAATGGAGGTGGAGAAGAAGTATATTTCTGCAGAGGAGCTGAAGAAGCACAAGAAGCCTGGAGATTTATGGATCTCTATCCAGGGCAAGGTTTACAATGTATCCGATTGGGCGAAAGATCACCCCGGCGGCGATACGATTCTGTACAATCTGGGCGGCCAGGATGTTACAGACGCCTTCATCGCCTACCATCCCGGCACTGCATGGCAGTACCTCAAGAAATTCTCCACCGGAATTTATCTCAAAGATTTCGAGGTCTCCGAGGTGTCGAAAGATTACAGAAGAATGGCCACGGAGTTTTCGAAGGCGGGTTTGTTCGAGAAGAAGGGACACGGCGCTCTGTGCTCAATCGTGATCATTGCCATCATGCTCAACCTCGTCGTGTACGGAGTTTTGAAATCCGACAGCGTCTTGGTACATTTGATCTGCGGGATGCTTCTGGGGATGTTGTGGATTGAGGGAGCTTACATCGGACACGATTCGGGGCATTACCAGGTAATGTCGAGCCGATTTTACAACAACATCGCCCAGATTGTTGCCGGTAATTGCTTCACCGGAATCAGCATTGCCTGGTGGAAGTGGACGCACAATGCCCACCACATTGCCTGCAACAGCCTCGATTACGACCCGGATCTCCAGCACATTCCGGTTTTTGCTGTCTCCGCAAAGTTTTTCAATTCGATCACCTCGATTTTTTACGGGAGAGTTTTGACGTTTGATCCTCTGGCAAGGCTCTTGGTCAGCTACCAGCATTTTACATATTACCCGGTTATGATGGTGGGGAGGGTTAATTTGTTTATCCAGACATTCTTGCTCTTGTTTTCGAGGCGGAATGTCCCGAACAGGGGATTGAACATCATCGGAATCCTTGTTTTCTGGACATGGTTTCCCCTCCTCGTTTCGTGTTTGCCCAATTGGAGTGAGAGGGTTATGTTTGTGCTGGCAGCATTTGCAGTGACGTCGCTCCAGCACATCCAATTCACATTGAATCATTTCTCCGGCGACACCTATCTCGGTGCCCCCAATGCCAATGACTGGTTCGAGAAGCAAGCCGCGGGGACTATAGACATCTCCTGCTCAACTTGGATGGATTGGTTCTTTGGCGGCCTGCAGTTCCAGCTCGAACATCATTTGTTTCCGCGAATGCCTCGCGGACAACTTAGGAAGATTGCTCCAACTGTGAAGGAGTTGTGCAAGAAGCACAATTTGCCATACAGGAGCTTGTCCTTCTGGGAGGCCAATGTGTCCACAATTAGGACTCTAAGGAATGCTGCCCTTCAGGCTAGGGACCTGTCCAATCAAGTCCCGAAGAACTTGGTCTGGGAAGCTTTGAACACTCATGGCTGA